The following proteins come from a genomic window of Paenibacillus swuensis:
- a CDS encoding sugar ABC transporter substrate-binding protein, with translation MKFSLLKSFKFASPVILAAALLVGCGNNKTGDAGSSNGNATKEATITVEKTAEENELAGKRIALVMQFNTGTFSAQYVQGVKSQVEKLGGEVQVFASDNDLAKMSSNLDAAVNQHFDGILLDHGTAQALQAGVQKAIDAKIPVVSFDSDLKVPDVTVLEQGDQQMAEMSLNKLAEDIGNKGNIVKIWVAGFAPMERRQLAYKAFMEAHPDIKEVAAFGTVSNNTALDIQAQMDAVLKQYPNKGDIAAVWASYDEFAKGAARAIQAAGRDEIKIYGIDLSDEDLTMLQDPKNPWVASAAVDPTDIGRIQVRYLYQKLHGDTTEDKIVLEPVFVSRDQLPSEPVTTETLSEHVPGWGGSEQGYTDWLKELEQ, from the coding sequence ATGAAGTTTTCATTATTGAAAAGTTTTAAATTTGCATCTCCCGTGATTTTAGCGGCAGCACTTCTTGTAGGTTGCGGTAACAACAAAACAGGCGACGCCGGATCCAGTAACGGAAATGCGACGAAAGAAGCAACGATTACCGTTGAAAAGACTGCCGAGGAAAACGAATTAGCCGGTAAACGAATCGCGCTCGTCATGCAGTTTAACACAGGAACTTTCTCGGCGCAGTATGTGCAAGGCGTTAAATCCCAGGTGGAAAAGCTAGGCGGGGAAGTTCAGGTATTTGCTTCTGACAACGACTTAGCAAAGATGTCTTCCAATCTTGATGCGGCCGTTAACCAGCATTTTGACGGAATCCTTCTGGATCATGGTACAGCTCAGGCATTGCAGGCCGGTGTGCAGAAAGCTATCGATGCTAAAATTCCGGTCGTTTCCTTTGATTCCGATTTAAAGGTGCCTGACGTTACGGTGCTTGAACAAGGGGATCAGCAGATGGCGGAAATGTCCTTGAATAAACTTGCGGAAGATATCGGCAACAAAGGAAATATTGTAAAAATATGGGTTGCCGGCTTTGCCCCGATGGAAAGACGTCAATTGGCTTATAAAGCATTCATGGAAGCGCACCCCGACATAAAGGAAGTTGCTGCATTCGGAACCGTTAGCAACAACACCGCGCTGGATATCCAGGCTCAAATGGATGCGGTGCTGAAGCAGTACCCCAATAAGGGGGATATCGCCGCGGTATGGGCATCGTATGATGAATTCGCTAAAGGCGCGGCGAGAGCCATTCAGGCGGCCGGCCGGGATGAGATTAAGATATACGGTATCGATTTAAGCGACGAAGATTTAACCATGTTACAGGATCCCAAGAATCCTTGGGTAGCTTCCGCAGCTGTCGATCCGACCGACATTGGCCGGATTCAGGTAAGATATCTGTATCAGAAGCTTCATGGCGATACAACGGAAGATAAGATTGTACTGGAACCCGTGTTTGTGTCTCGTGATCAATTGCCGTCGGAACCGGTGACAACGGAAACGCTAAGCGAACATGTTCCAGGTTGGGGCGGGAGCGAGCAAGGATATACGGATTGGTTGAAAGAACTGGAACAATAA
- a CDS encoding WGxxGxxG family protein, translating into MKKRALATVALGLTLLTAVPAMAEESAAGMGTTGTNSTMNGGTSTYGTNSNNYGTNGSGMGMGTYGTNNNNYRTNATTADDNDTDWGWLGLLGLLGLAGLRNRKDNKDRM; encoded by the coding sequence ATGAAAAAACGCGCATTGGCAACAGTAGCTCTTGGCCTTACGCTGCTTACAGCCGTACCTGCTATGGCTGAAGAATCCGCAGCAGGCATGGGCACTACAGGTACGAACAGCACAATGAATGGCGGCACATCCACGTACGGTACGAACAGCAACAACTACGGTACTAACGGTTCTGGTATGGGCATGGGCACGTACGGTACGAACAATAACAACTACAGAACAAACGCAACAACCGCAGACGACAACGATACGGACTGGGGTTGGTTGGGTCTGTTAGGTTTGTTGGGCTTGGCCGGTTTGAGAAACCGTAAAGACAATAAAGACCGTATGTAG
- the chrA gene encoding chromate efflux transporter: MKTNRTKTSGDVFWTALKLGCTSFGGPTAHLGYFREEYVIRKQWLKEKEYADLVALCQFLPGPASSQVGMAIGMKRAGLWGGFLAWLGFTLPSALLLFVFATLLSTYSWSSAGWLQGLKIVAVAVVAQAVWGMAKSLTPDRSRQSIALMAAVMILIIPQAWMQLAVLSCSGLAGWFLYKQVPTNERVDVHLENDSTIYSVGQKVTWSCGIIFIGLLIVLPIAAVIYPSLWLQTAAAFYRIGALVFGGGHVVLPLLQEVTVDQGWILDETFLAGYAAAQAVPGPLFTFAGFIGASMSDFSILSAAGFSATALMFIFAPSFLLVAACLPYWDRLRTQPHVQKVLAGVNAGVVGLLLAALYDPIWTGTMHTPVHISIGMVLFGLLTFWKAPPWLVVLLGASGGALLFG, encoded by the coding sequence ATGAAAACTAATCGTACGAAGACAAGCGGAGATGTATTCTGGACGGCGCTCAAGCTGGGCTGTACATCCTTCGGGGGACCAACGGCGCACTTGGGTTATTTCCGTGAGGAATATGTAATCCGCAAGCAATGGTTGAAGGAGAAAGAATATGCGGATTTAGTGGCGTTATGCCAGTTTCTTCCCGGCCCCGCTTCCTCGCAAGTCGGGATGGCCATTGGTATGAAAAGAGCGGGATTATGGGGAGGCTTTCTCGCTTGGCTTGGTTTTACATTGCCTTCAGCCCTTCTGCTGTTCGTGTTTGCGACCTTGCTTAGTACCTATTCATGGTCATCTGCCGGCTGGCTGCAGGGACTCAAAATCGTGGCGGTGGCCGTAGTTGCTCAAGCCGTCTGGGGGATGGCGAAGTCACTTACCCCGGATCGATCAAGACAAAGCATTGCCTTAATGGCTGCAGTCATGATACTAATCATCCCTCAAGCATGGATGCAACTGGCAGTCTTATCTTGCTCCGGCTTGGCAGGTTGGTTTTTATACAAACAAGTTCCAACAAACGAACGTGTTGACGTTCACTTGGAGAATGATTCAACAATTTACTCAGTCGGCCAAAAGGTAACTTGGAGCTGCGGAATCATTTTTATCGGTCTTCTGATTGTTTTGCCCATAGCGGCAGTCATTTATCCTTCTTTGTGGCTCCAGACTGCAGCCGCTTTTTATCGTATAGGCGCGCTGGTCTTCGGTGGAGGCCATGTTGTACTGCCCCTGCTGCAAGAAGTTACTGTGGACCAGGGGTGGATTCTTGATGAAACCTTTCTTGCAGGCTATGCCGCAGCACAGGCGGTACCAGGTCCTTTATTCACTTTTGCGGGGTTCATTGGAGCTTCCATGAGCGATTTCAGCATCCTGTCCGCTGCAGGTTTCAGCGCAACGGCTCTTATGTTTATATTTGCACCATCCTTTCTGTTAGTAGCCGCATGCTTGCCGTACTGGGACAGGTTGCGTACTCAACCGCATGTACAAAAGGTTCTAGCCGGTGTAAATGCTGGGGTCGTCGGGTTATTGCTGGCAGCTTTGTACGATCCCATTTGGACAGGCACGATGCATACACCTGTTCATATAAGTATAGGGATGGTGTTGTTTGGTCTTCTCACCTTTTGGAAGGCGCCTCCCTGGCTGGTTGTGCTGTTAGGGGCCTCAGGAGGCGCTCTGTTGTTTGGGTAA
- a CDS encoding ABC-F family ATP-binding cassette domain-containing protein — MSLLTVEELSHTFGDRVLFKNVSFRLLAGEHVGLVGANGVGKSTLMNILTGKQLKDSGRVEWTPRVEYGYLDQHTKLEAGKTVRDALKEAFLPLLEQEKELMVITEKMGDATPEELEVLLEQMGDIQERLDASGFYMLDVKVEEMANGLGLNAIGLDRDVTALSGGQRTKVLLAKLLLQKPQVLLLDEPTNYLDVEHIQWLTHYLKDYPFAFILISHDTEFMNGVVDIVYHLEFAKMTRYAGNYEKFLKMADINKNQHIDAYEKQQEFIKKQEDFIQRNKARYSTSGRAKSREKQLDRIERIDRPEEAMKPTFNFKEARASGRAVFECEDMEIGYTSALLPKMTLQVERGDKIAIVGCNGVGKSTLLKTILGKIQPFSGKTYMGDYLFPAYFEQEVKAGHLTPIDDVWNEFSFMNQHEVRGALARCGLKNEHITRPLNALSGGEQAKVRLCKLLMRESNWIAFDEPTNHLDVVAKEELKRALKEYKGTILLVSHEPDFYEDWVTKTWNVEDWSETKKSGKGITIK, encoded by the coding sequence ATGAGTTTGTTAACTGTTGAAGAGCTTTCCCATACATTCGGGGATCGCGTGTTGTTTAAGAACGTTTCCTTCCGCCTGCTGGCCGGGGAACACGTAGGATTAGTAGGAGCGAACGGGGTGGGGAAATCTACCTTGATGAATATATTGACAGGCAAGCAACTGAAGGACAGCGGCAGGGTGGAGTGGACTCCGCGTGTGGAATACGGCTATCTGGATCAGCATACGAAGCTGGAAGCCGGGAAAACCGTCCGCGACGCGCTGAAGGAAGCATTCTTGCCGCTCTTGGAGCAAGAGAAAGAATTGATGGTAATTACGGAAAAGATGGGTGACGCCACACCTGAAGAGCTTGAAGTATTGTTGGAGCAAATGGGCGATATTCAAGAGCGTTTGGATGCCAGCGGATTCTATATGCTTGACGTGAAAGTGGAAGAGATGGCGAACGGACTCGGGTTGAATGCCATCGGTCTGGACCGCGACGTCACTGCACTGAGCGGAGGACAGCGTACCAAGGTATTGCTCGCCAAACTGCTGTTGCAGAAGCCGCAGGTATTGTTGCTGGATGAGCCGACCAACTATCTGGATGTGGAACATATTCAATGGTTGACTCACTATCTTAAAGACTATCCGTTTGCCTTTATTCTGATCTCTCATGATACTGAATTTATGAATGGCGTAGTCGACATTGTCTATCATTTGGAATTTGCTAAGATGACCCGTTACGCAGGAAATTATGAGAAGTTCTTGAAGATGGCGGACATTAATAAGAATCAACATATCGACGCGTATGAGAAGCAGCAGGAATTCATCAAGAAGCAAGAGGACTTCATCCAGCGTAATAAAGCGCGTTATTCCACGTCGGGACGAGCGAAGAGCCGTGAGAAGCAGCTGGACCGTATTGAACGGATTGATCGTCCTGAAGAAGCGATGAAACCAACCTTTAACTTCAAGGAAGCCCGTGCGAGCGGACGCGCCGTGTTTGAATGCGAAGATATGGAAATCGGCTACACTTCGGCGTTGTTGCCTAAGATGACCCTGCAAGTGGAGCGCGGCGATAAGATTGCTATAGTCGGCTGTAACGGCGTAGGTAAATCTACATTGCTGAAAACCATTCTTGGGAAAATTCAGCCGTTCAGCGGCAAAACCTACATGGGTGATTATCTGTTTCCGGCTTACTTTGAACAAGAAGTGAAAGCAGGCCATTTGACGCCGATTGATGATGTTTGGAACGAGTTTTCGTTCATGAATCAACATGAAGTTCGGGGTGCGCTGGCGCGTTGCGGGCTGAAGAATGAGCACATTACCAGACCGCTTAATGCACTGAGCGGCGGCGAACAAGCGAAAGTTCGTCTGTGCAAGCTGTTAATGAGAGAAAGCAATTGGATCGCGTTCGATGAACCTACGAACCATCTGGACGTTGTCGCCAAAGAAGAACTGAAACGCGCATTGAAGGAATACAAAGGCACGATTCTTCTGGTATCTCACGAACCCGACTTTTACGAGGATTGGGTTACCAAAACATGGAATGTGGAAGATTGGTCTGAAACCAAGAAGAGCGGCAAGGGTATCACAATTAAATAA
- a CDS encoding Hsp70 family protein — protein sequence MAKYYVGIDLGTTNSSVAILDPYTGEVEMKKVDVGETPFMVRSILSKDEAGEWLLGNQAAAVDRLRSRSVFSIKTELRRDMNFKLKVDEDSYDLPELYAIFIRTLLRKAGIDHPRKVERLALSIPVNFDENRKSVMEKGAEKLGIPRENIWFLDEPVSVLWDCRNIPGQYVLVFDFGGGTLDLAVMDKYETEEEKEGAAQVLRELTGEGANRYTGKVVAKTGLDIGGDDLDDTIIRYFIEQGKEQGNPICQSLSLDVFDDPERLHKLKNHPKFTFYYQLKAVAEKTKKALSDNDEISLSIPPLVPGVDEGIKGITLTLEQFLIGSERIRNAMLGGLKTLNDEFARITGLNRQNIDAVLLSGGSSLISFVPDLLEELYPNARIVWDEEHLQTRIARGNARYTKSEGEILVGDAINAAYGIYNHAGKETIPMIEASEQYPVRKVKRVATTKPNQTKIEIVPMVRKGAEFEPLRKNGSPIFWRMNIQPHQQTLDLSRISVTYAIDKSQRLRITAYDHLFKSEIGVEEISLSDTSG from the coding sequence ATGGCTAAATATTATGTTGGCATTGATTTGGGAACCACGAATTCATCAGTCGCGATCTTAGATCCTTATACGGGCGAAGTGGAAATGAAGAAAGTGGATGTAGGCGAAACACCGTTTATGGTAAGATCCATCTTATCCAAGGATGAGGCGGGGGAGTGGTTACTGGGTAATCAGGCCGCAGCTGTGGACCGTCTTCGCAGCCGATCTGTATTCTCAATCAAAACAGAACTGCGCCGGGATATGAATTTCAAGCTGAAAGTGGATGAAGACAGCTACGATTTACCGGAGCTATACGCCATATTTATTCGTACTTTGCTGCGTAAGGCCGGCATTGATCATCCTCGTAAAGTGGAACGTCTGGCTCTTAGCATCCCCGTCAATTTCGACGAAAACCGCAAGAGTGTTATGGAAAAAGGGGCAGAGAAACTCGGAATCCCACGCGAAAACATCTGGTTTCTCGATGAACCCGTTTCCGTACTTTGGGATTGTAGAAATATTCCGGGACAGTACGTGCTTGTGTTCGATTTTGGCGGAGGTACGCTGGATTTGGCTGTTATGGATAAGTATGAGACCGAGGAAGAGAAGGAAGGCGCCGCTCAAGTGCTTCGCGAACTCACGGGTGAGGGCGCTAACCGTTATACCGGCAAAGTGGTGGCCAAAACAGGGCTTGATATCGGCGGGGATGATCTGGATGATACCATTATCCGATATTTCATTGAGCAAGGGAAAGAACAGGGTAATCCGATCTGCCAAAGCCTGAGTCTCGATGTCTTCGATGACCCTGAACGTCTGCACAAACTGAAGAATCATCCGAAGTTCACCTTCTATTATCAATTAAAAGCGGTTGCCGAGAAAACGAAAAAGGCTCTTTCCGACAACGATGAAATTTCTTTATCGATCCCGCCTCTGGTTCCGGGTGTTGATGAAGGCATCAAGGGCATCACTTTAACACTGGAACAATTCTTGATCGGATCGGAACGTATTCGGAATGCCATGTTGGGCGGACTTAAGACATTGAATGATGAATTTGCCCGAATTACAGGTCTTAACCGTCAAAATATAGATGCTGTTCTCCTTTCCGGAGGATCTTCCTTAATTTCATTTGTTCCAGATCTGCTGGAGGAGCTTTACCCTAACGCCCGGATTGTGTGGGATGAAGAGCATCTGCAAACCCGGATTGCCCGCGGAAATGCCAGATACACAAAGAGCGAGGGCGAAATTCTCGTCGGGGATGCCATTAACGCGGCTTACGGCATTTATAATCATGCGGGGAAAGAAACCATTCCGATGATTGAAGCTTCAGAACAATATCCGGTACGCAAAGTCAAGCGTGTGGCAACTACGAAACCGAATCAGACGAAGATTGAAATTGTCCCTATGGTACGCAAAGGCGCTGAGTTCGAACCGCTTCGGAAAAACGGAAGTCCGATTTTTTGGCGGATGAACATCCAGCCTCATCAGCAAACGTTGGATTTAAGCCGCATATCTGTAACCTACGCTATAGATAAATCACAAAGATTACGAATCACGGCCTATGATCATCTGTTCAAATCCGAAATAGGCGTGGAAGAAATTTCACTCTCTGACACAAGCGGCTAA
- a CDS encoding SWIM zinc finger family protein, protein MDETISWISEWESWILQSLEDTKLAQQGRRLAAEQRVQQLSLKPGFVTAKVRGDKPRPFQPQITGWNYSSAAQEQWISMLWNDTEMQAQLLMNEIPSGLQVALAEKSIRLLPEASNLDFVCTCKPGGMPCEHSAALLYETANILEGDPLKLLNLRGMDMNEVWRSFRIKRGASLLIESGMDQNPQKHSNDAHVDVESDSRTQRSPMAFAEDYPVFWNKDAGLRNVLDPLYAKVRERADQLNLEMQEETQ, encoded by the coding sequence ATGGATGAAACGATCTCGTGGATAAGTGAATGGGAATCATGGATTCTTCAGTCTCTGGAAGACACAAAACTCGCTCAACAAGGTCGCCGCCTCGCCGCCGAGCAGAGGGTTCAACAACTTTCCCTTAAACCAGGGTTTGTTACCGCCAAGGTGCGCGGAGATAAGCCACGTCCTTTTCAGCCGCAGATAACCGGGTGGAATTACTCCTCAGCTGCTCAAGAACAATGGATAAGTATGCTGTGGAACGATACGGAGATGCAGGCTCAACTACTAATGAACGAAATACCTTCAGGTTTACAAGTTGCATTGGCTGAAAAGTCGATTCGCTTACTCCCGGAGGCTTCCAATCTTGATTTTGTTTGTACTTGTAAGCCGGGTGGCATGCCATGTGAGCATAGCGCCGCATTGCTTTATGAGACGGCAAATATACTGGAAGGGGATCCGTTGAAACTGTTAAATCTTCGTGGAATGGACATGAATGAGGTGTGGCGTTCATTCCGCATCAAACGCGGAGCCAGCTTATTGATAGAGTCAGGAATGGATCAGAATCCCCAGAAACATAGCAATGACGCACATGTTGACGTTGAATCAGACTCACGAACTCAGAGATCGCCAATGGCATTTGCCGAAGATTACCCTGTTTTTTGGAACAAGGATGCAGGACTTCGTAACGTACTGGATCCCTTATATGCCAAAGTACGCGAGCGGGCGGATCAATTGAATCTGGAAATGCAAGAGGAGACCCAATGA
- a CDS encoding DEAD/DEAH box helicase encodes MIFMDGVWSQRAEREGMPYYQLNITISGEGTDNGTREQASTLKRIAEAVPASVCPHLITAEDQSLLQLTPDSKNIEEFLSYLLTLERDYDAELHIGLSKMMSLWIRCAELLLQTLSNGSFLPTVSIYETSKESSVRFEESGNLADPGSSGSSIAYCAVWEVLLDSPELQYRLHHLIESFRDDAALAERMLHDARSFVAVCADLFIRAQADRETAQSALKAMNPRFTVPLTPAEHWMHSLLTDPAPRAEGALEWIAGEVRSWTQAAQRTQEPHAYTTCLRLEEPTAAQDPSAKHAGSWRLSFHLRVKEDDSLLVPAEAVWREAADELVIRSFRFKQPQERLLAQLGAAARVFPPLRASFAQQAPTGCPLSLEEAYSFLQEAAPQLQRLGLAVLVPAWWRSRPRWGVQLRLQTAAASRGDDPPADAVTVAGGRSAAAGVLGFASLMSYRSELAVGEDVISREELRRLIEERPPMVRAGGGWVPFRPELAKRFLDRYGPDGEGQMPFAEAVQLALATDADAHQEQDAHLLASPRVADLPVRSVIAEGEVGRLLSRLRGKEPFPARDQPVGLKGTLRPYQTQGFRWLLSMRDYGMGACLADDMGLGKTIQWIAYMLSLYEHRELQGPCLLIAPTSVLENWRRELERFAPDLKPWLHYGSGRLDADALSVQSQTTPIILTSYATALRDEAVLKSITWDVLTLDEAQNIKNTGSKQTRSIRTLHARHRIALTGTPVENTLNELWSIMQFLNPGYLGPQEEFRSQFAIPIEREGDEGKASALQLRIRPFILRRVKSDESIIRDLPDKLESKEYCPLTREQANLYEAAVQKVLRLAESSEGIQRKGAILAAITHLKQICNHPAHFLRQGEPDPARSGKSLRLLEMLEEVFGRKQRALVFTQYAQMARLLHVMTEEHFGTEVLLMTGDASKKQRDEMIRRFQEDEEAPLLFILSLKTGGFGINLTRANHVFHYDRWWNPAVENQATDRAYRIGQQRNVQVHKFITSGTLEEKIDTLIENKQQLAEHVVGKGEQWLTELSTEQLREMFTLGKELLVEEDETWMKRSRG; translated from the coding sequence ATGATTTTCATGGATGGCGTTTGGTCACAAAGGGCGGAACGCGAAGGAATGCCTTATTATCAACTGAATATAACCATCTCTGGAGAAGGAACGGACAATGGGACCCGTGAACAAGCAAGTACGCTTAAACGGATCGCGGAGGCTGTTCCTGCTTCAGTGTGTCCGCATTTAATAACGGCGGAGGATCAATCTTTACTCCAGTTAACACCGGACTCCAAAAATATCGAAGAATTTTTATCATATTTGTTAACACTTGAAAGGGATTATGACGCGGAGCTTCACATAGGGCTAAGTAAAATGATGTCTCTGTGGATACGCTGTGCTGAATTACTGCTACAGACGTTAAGCAACGGATCTTTCCTGCCTACTGTCTCGATTTATGAGACTAGTAAGGAAAGTTCTGTGAGGTTTGAGGAATCGGGAAATTTGGCGGATCCGGGAAGTTCAGGAAGTTCGATAGCCTATTGTGCTGTCTGGGAGGTTCTCTTGGATTCGCCGGAGCTTCAGTATCGGTTACATCACCTGATCGAATCGTTCAGAGATGATGCGGCTTTGGCTGAGCGCATGCTGCATGATGCGAGGTCGTTTGTTGCGGTTTGCGCGGATCTGTTTATCCGCGCGCAAGCGGACCGTGAAACGGCTCAATCAGCGCTGAAAGCGATGAATCCCCGGTTCACGGTCCCGTTGACGCCCGCGGAGCATTGGATGCATTCGCTGCTCACCGACCCCGCTCCGCGGGCTGAGGGAGCTCTCGAATGGATCGCGGGCGAGGTCAGGTCGTGGACGCAAGCGGCGCAGCGCACGCAAGAGCCGCACGCGTACACGACCTGCCTGCGGCTGGAGGAGCCGACAGCCGCACAGGATCCCTCGGCGAAGCACGCCGGGAGCTGGCGTCTTTCCTTTCACCTGCGGGTGAAAGAAGACGACTCCCTGCTCGTGCCCGCCGAGGCGGTCTGGCGTGAAGCTGCGGATGAACTCGTCATCCGCAGCTTCCGCTTCAAGCAGCCGCAGGAACGGCTGCTTGCCCAGCTTGGCGCAGCGGCGCGGGTGTTCCCGCCGCTGCGCGCAAGCTTCGCTCAGCAGGCACCCACCGGCTGCCCGCTGAGCCTGGAGGAAGCCTACAGCTTCCTCCAGGAGGCCGCGCCGCAGCTGCAGCGGCTTGGCCTGGCCGTGCTCGTGCCGGCCTGGTGGCGCAGCCGCCCGCGCTGGGGCGTGCAGCTGCGCTTGCAAACCGCCGCCGCCAGCCGCGGTGACGATCCGCCCGCCGACGCCGTAACCGTCGCCGGCGGACGATCCGCCGCTGCCGGCGTGCTCGGCTTCGCCTCGCTGATGTCCTACCGCAGCGAGCTGGCGGTAGGCGAAGACGTGATCAGCCGCGAGGAGCTGAGGCGGCTGATCGAGGAGCGCCCGCCGATGGTGCGGGCCGGCGGCGGCTGGGTGCCGTTCCGGCCAGAGCTCGCGAAACGGTTTCTGGACCGCTACGGTCCGGACGGCGAAGGGCAGATGCCTTTCGCGGAAGCGGTCCAGCTTGCGCTCGCTACTGACGCAGATGCGCACCAAGAACAGGATGCGCATCTGCTCGCGTCTCCGCGCGTTGCCGATCTGCCCGTCCGCAGTGTCATCGCGGAAGGAGAAGTCGGCCGTCTGCTGTCGCGGCTGCGAGGCAAAGAACCCTTCCCGGCCAGAGATCAGCCAGTAGGGTTAAAGGGCACCTTACGCCCTTATCAGACGCAGGGCTTCCGTTGGCTTCTGTCAATGCGGGATTATGGCATGGGGGCTTGTTTGGCTGATGACATGGGGCTAGGCAAAACCATTCAATGGATCGCTTATATGCTAAGTTTATACGAGCATCGCGAATTGCAAGGGCCTTGTCTGCTGATTGCGCCGACCTCCGTACTGGAGAATTGGCGCCGGGAGCTGGAACGCTTTGCTCCCGACCTTAAGCCGTGGTTACACTACGGCAGCGGCAGACTGGACGCCGATGCTTTAAGTGTGCAGTCACAAACAACGCCAATTATTCTCACATCCTATGCCACCGCACTGCGGGATGAAGCTGTATTAAAAAGCATCACTTGGGATGTGTTAACTTTAGATGAAGCTCAAAATATTAAAAATACAGGCTCCAAACAAACAAGGAGCATACGTACATTACATGCGCGCCACCGAATTGCTTTAACCGGTACTCCTGTTGAGAATACACTAAATGAATTATGGTCCATTATGCAATTTTTGAATCCAGGTTATCTAGGCCCGCAGGAAGAGTTCAGATCGCAGTTCGCGATTCCGATCGAACGCGAGGGGGATGAGGGCAAAGCATCCGCTTTGCAACTTCGGATCCGACCGTTTATATTGCGGCGGGTGAAGTCGGATGAAAGCATCATACGTGATTTACCGGATAAACTGGAATCCAAAGAGTATTGTCCGCTTACACGCGAGCAGGCGAATTTATATGAGGCGGCCGTTCAGAAAGTGTTGCGGCTTGCGGAAAGTTCGGAAGGCATTCAACGTAAGGGAGCTATACTCGCCGCCATTACACACCTCAAACAAATCTGCAACCATCCCGCCCATTTCTTGCGTCAAGGGGAGCCCGACCCTGCGCGTTCGGGCAAATCGCTGCGATTATTGGAAATGTTGGAGGAAGTGTTCGGTCGTAAACAACGGGCTCTGGTGTTTACGCAATACGCACAGATGGCCCGCCTGTTACATGTGATGACAGAAGAACACTTCGGTACCGAAGTGTTGCTTATGACAGGGGATGCATCCAAGAAACAGCGGGATGAGATGATTCGTCGCTTCCAAGAAGACGAAGAGGCGCCGTTACTGTTTATTCTGTCGTTGAAAACCGGTGGCTTCGGAATCAACCTTACACGAGCCAACCATGTGTTTCACTACGACCGGTGGTGGAATCCAGCTGTGGAAAACCAAGCGACTGACCGCGCGTATCGAATCGGACAACAGCGTAACGTACAAGTGCATAAATTCATCACATCGGGAACACTGGAAGAGAAAATCGATACCCTGATTGAGAATAAACAACAATTAGCGGAGCATGTTGTCGGGAAAGGTGAACAATGGCTGACGGAATTGTCAACAGAGCAACTTCGTGAAATGTTTACCTTAGGTAAAGAATTGCTGGTGGAGGAGGATGAAACATGGATGAAACGATCTCGTGGATAA